TTAGCTCCTTGGCCAAGCCCTTTAATTTCCTTGATATCTCGGCAATTTCCTGTTGACGGTTTTCAATACGCTTACCACCAGACATTAATTGCAGGTAGTCAATAATCACCAATCCTAGCCCCTTCTCAGCCTTCAAGCGCCTGCACTTGGACCTTACTTCCCTTACCGTAGCTGCACCTGTATCATCCAAGAAGATGGGCGCCCGGGATAAGTGCCTGGCAGCCTCGCTTAGCTTACCCCAATCTTCATCGGCAATGTTGCCGGTTCTGACTTTATGGGCATCTACCATTGCTTCCGAACAAAGCATACGTTGTACCAGCTGTTCTTTGGACATTTCTAAGCTGAATATGGCCACTGGAATCTGATGTTTGAGTGCCGCATACTGACCACATAGGATAGCAAAGGCCGTTTTACCCATACTGGGACGTGCTGCCAGAATCACCAAATCTCCCGGCTGAAAGCCGTTGGTCATGTTGTCCAGTTCAATAAAACCCGTCGGTACACCCGTAATTTTACCCCTGTTATTATAGACCTGTTCAATATTCTCAAAGGCCTTAATTAAGATTTCTTTTATTGGGGTAAAACTATCGGTGCTACGACGTTGGCCCAGCTCTAAAATTGAACGTTCAGCGTCCTCCAGTAGCTCCTCCGGGCTTTCTGTCCCTTCGTAGCCCCTGGAGGATATGCGGGTGGTGACCGAGATAAGCGCCCGGGAGAGCGCCTTTTCCTCCACGATACGGGCGTAATATTCCGCATTGGCTGCGGTTGGTACTAAATTGGCGAGGGTGGCTACATAGGTTACACCACCTATTTTTTCCAGATCTCCCCTGTCCCTCAGGATATCCGAAACGGTAATTAAGTCAACCGGGCGTCCTGCTTCGGCCAATTCTAAAATAACCTCATAGATAATCCGATGACTGTCCCGGTAAAAATCCTCCGGTTTTAGGAATTCCATAACACGGAAAATGGCGTCCCTCTCCAGGAGCATCGCTCCCAGTACCGATTGTTCTGCTTCTAAATTCTGTGGTGGTACACGATCTAGCATAGGCATCCCTCTCGGTAAATATTTAGGGTCTATCCCTAAGTTAAACGCACCAGCCGCCGTTTCTGCGATCAATAACCACGGCTAATGGCGAATGGAAGGGACTAGACCCCATGAAAATAATTTAATTGATTAACTGGCAATACTGGCTGAACTAGCCTTTGGCAGAATATATTTTAATATTTCTTCTACATTTTGAATGGGAATTACTTCGATTCCCTTTATATCTGACGGTACATCTTTAATGTTTTCCTTGGGAATAAAGACCCTTTTAATGCCTGCTTGTTTTGCACCGTAGATTTTCTCAAAGACTCCACCAACTGCCCGGACTTTACCTTGAATGGATACTTCTCCGGTTACTGCAATATCCTGGGGAATCGGTTGAGTTTGAATAGCGCTTAACATGGCCAGCATAATTGCTACTCCTGCAGAGGGTCCGTCAATACGTCCCCCACCCACAACGTTGACATGGATATCGTAATTACCGATATCTTCACCGGTAATTTTGCGAATAACTGAAGCTGCGTTAAATACAGAATCCTTGGCCATGCTGCCAGCGGTATCGTTGAAACGAATATTTCCCTGGTCCTGTTTGCGGGCTGGGAAAGCAACAGCTTCGATTTCCAAAACCGATCCAAGATATCCAGCTACCCCTAACCCAAAAATTTTTCCTACTTCAGCTTCATCGGAAGCCTTGTTTAAAACATAAGGAGTCAACCGGCTTACCTGTACAACTTCATAAACATCCTGCTTTGTAATATACACCTTATCTTCCAATTGCTCCTGCTGTTGACGAAAACAAGCTAAACCATATGCATCAGCCAGGATATTAATTGCCTTTCTTCCCTCAATGGTATATTCGGCAATAATTTCTGGGACTTGCTTGTCTATCTCTACTTTTAATTTTTGGGCTGCTTGTTTAATAATACCTTGGATGGCAGTGGGGGTAAGGGGCTCAAAAAATACTTCTGCACAGCGGGAACGAACAGCTGGATTGATGTCCTCTGCATCCCGGGTGGTGGCACCAATTAAAACAAAGTCTGCCGGTGCACCTTCTTCAAAAATCTTTTTAATATATTTGGGTACATTGTTATCAGTTGAGTCATAATAGGCAGAATCAAAGAATACCCGTTTATCCTCCAACACCTTTAAGAGTTTATTCTGTAAAGCTGGGTCCAGTTCACCGATTTCATCAATGAATAGAATTCCTCCATGGGCATCGGTTACTAACCCTAGCTTGGGTTCCGGAATACCTGTTTCCGCCAAGTCCTTACGTGCTCCCTGATAGATGGGATCATGTACAGAACCCAATAGAGGGTTGGTAACTTCCCTTGGGTCCCAGCGAAGGGTTGTCCCATCCACTTCCACAAAGGGCGCGTCCTTTGCAAAGGGTGCCCCTTTTATCCCTTTAGAAACTTCCAAAGCCAGACGAGCTGCGGTGGTTTTTCCTACGCCCGGTGGTCCGTAAAGGATAATGTGCTGGGGGAAGGGGGACGCAAGTTTTGCCAGTAGTGCCTTGACCGCCCTTTCCTGGCCTATTACCTCTTCAAAGCTCTCGGGTCTAAGAATTTCCATGGCAGAAGCCGCCAATTTCTTAGAATCTAACTTTTCTAAAATAGCCAGTCTTTTTAAAGTCTGGGCATTTTCCGGTCCTGCATTTTCTTTTATAATTTGCATTTTAATCTCACGAATGTAATCTTCGTGACGCTGATTCATTTTTTCGCCGATTTTCTTTTCTAATTCTTCTTCAACGGTACGTCGGGCAATATTATCAGCTATTTCATCTTGTAAGCTTTCTAAGATAGCCGGGACCTCTTCAATGGTAGGCAGTGCTTCGTATGTTGGATCTTCAAATACCAGCTTTTGCAATGCCAGTACTCTTTCCTCTATTCTTTCGGAACGCATCAATTGTAAGGCTTCCAATTTTCCGGCCCGGAGCACCAATTTATCAGAACCATAAAGCTGGCTTAACAAATTATAAATGGCGGTAACCTGCCGCTGTAGTTGGTCTTGGAAAGACAATTCTTTGGACTCCTGCTCATTGGTGTCGCCCGTGAACCTTTCGAGGAAAACTTTCATTTCTGTTGCTCCTTTCAAACGCCTTGTCCTGTCCCGGTTCCTGTTATGATTAGTCCATAGACGCCACTTCTACGTTAATATCAGCCTGAGCCACCGGATGGATTTTAAGGGTAATTTTATATGTTCCTAGGTTTTTGATAGGTTCCTTTAATACAATCTTCTTTTTATCAATACTATAGCCATGTTGAGATTTTAAACCATCAGCAATATCTTTATTACTAATGGCCCCAAAAAGGCGTCCTGCATCACCAACTTTAA
This genomic interval from Desulforamulus reducens MI-1 contains the following:
- the dnaB gene encoding replicative DNA helicase, which codes for MLDRVPPQNLEAEQSVLGAMLLERDAIFRVMEFLKPEDFYRDSHRIIYEVILELAEAGRPVDLITVSDILRDRGDLEKIGGVTYVATLANLVPTAANAEYYARIVEEKALSRALISVTTRISSRGYEGTESPEELLEDAERSILELGQRRSTDSFTPIKEILIKAFENIEQVYNNRGKITGVPTGFIELDNMTNGFQPGDLVILAARPSMGKTAFAILCGQYAALKHQIPVAIFSLEMSKEQLVQRMLCSEAMVDAHKVRTGNIADEDWGKLSEAARHLSRAPIFLDDTGAATVREVRSKCRRLKAEKGLGLVIIDYLQLMSGGKRIENRQQEIAEISRKLKGLAKELSVPVLALSQLSRAVESRTDKHPMMSDLRESGSIEQDADIIMFIYRDEYYNPDSEKKGIAEIIIAKQRNGSVGPVELGFFKEFVKFVNLAKRD
- the lonC gene encoding Lon family ATP-dependent protease; amino-acid sequence: MKVFLERFTGDTNEQESKELSFQDQLQRQVTAIYNLLSQLYGSDKLVLRAGKLEALQLMRSERIEERVLALQKLVFEDPTYEALPTIEEVPAILESLQDEIADNIARRTVEEELEKKIGEKMNQRHEDYIREIKMQIIKENAGPENAQTLKRLAILEKLDSKKLAASAMEILRPESFEEVIGQERAVKALLAKLASPFPQHIILYGPPGVGKTTAARLALEVSKGIKGAPFAKDAPFVEVDGTTLRWDPREVTNPLLGSVHDPIYQGARKDLAETGIPEPKLGLVTDAHGGILFIDEIGELDPALQNKLLKVLEDKRVFFDSAYYDSTDNNVPKYIKKIFEEGAPADFVLIGATTRDAEDINPAVRSRCAEVFFEPLTPTAIQGIIKQAAQKLKVEIDKQVPEIIAEYTIEGRKAINILADAYGLACFRQQQEQLEDKVYITKQDVYEVVQVSRLTPYVLNKASDEAEVGKIFGLGVAGYLGSVLEIEAVAFPARKQDQGNIRFNDTAGSMAKDSVFNAASVIRKITGEDIGNYDIHVNVVGGGRIDGPSAGVAIMLAMLSAIQTQPIPQDIAVTGEVSIQGKVRAVGGVFEKIYGAKQAGIKRVFIPKENIKDVPSDIKGIEVIPIQNVEEILKYILPKASSASIAS